In Halomonas alkalicola, the following proteins share a genomic window:
- a CDS encoding HAD-IIB family hydrolase yields the protein MIDSPGTPSGKAPDAGLDAFTPRLLFTDLDGSLLDHHSYDWQPARPWLARLKQLGVPVIPVTSKTRSEIVPLRRELGLTDTPFIAENGAVVGLPPAWCHARVDRPGPDGLGIRTLGVDIGFVRKRLAVWRERLGVRFTTISEMTLDELVDFTGLPEPEARLARMREGSEPLIWEEDEARLEGFRVGLAGDGLQLVRGGRFWHATGTSHKGNAVSWLISRFEALRGRRPVTLALGDGPNDIPMLEAVDQAVVIRGCHGLDVLPDQPSLYRSEATGPAGWAEGVAYWWGRADRRVIPAALRETVEAAEEAAA from the coding sequence ATGATCGATTCACCTGGAACCCCATCTGGAAAGGCGCCGGATGCCGGCCTCGACGCCTTTACCCCGCGCCTGCTGTTCACCGACCTGGATGGCTCGCTGCTCGACCACCACAGCTACGACTGGCAACCCGCCAGGCCCTGGCTTGCACGGCTCAAGCAGCTGGGTGTGCCGGTGATTCCGGTGACCAGCAAGACCCGCAGCGAGATCGTGCCGCTGCGCCGGGAGCTGGGCCTGACCGATACCCCCTTCATCGCCGAGAACGGCGCCGTGGTGGGGCTGCCGCCGGCCTGGTGCCATGCGCGCGTCGACCGCCCGGGCCCCGATGGGCTCGGGATCCGCACCCTGGGGGTGGACATCGGCTTCGTTCGCAAGCGCCTGGCGGTATGGCGCGAGCGTCTCGGGGTGCGCTTCACCACCATCAGCGAGATGACCCTGGATGAGCTGGTCGACTTCACCGGCCTGCCCGAGCCCGAGGCCCGCCTGGCGCGGATGCGCGAGGGCAGCGAGCCGCTGATCTGGGAGGAGGATGAGGCGCGCCTCGAGGGCTTCCGCGTGGGGCTCGCCGGCGACGGCCTGCAGCTGGTGCGGGGCGGGCGCTTCTGGCACGCCACCGGTACCTCCCACAAGGGCAACGCGGTGAGCTGGCTGATCTCCCGCTTCGAGGCGCTGCGCGGCCGGCGGCCGGTGACCCTGGCCCTGGGCGACGGCCCCAACGACATCCCCATGCTGGAAGCGGTGGATCAGGCGGTGGTGATCCGCGGCTGCCATGGCCTGGACGTATTGCCGGACCAGCCATCGCTCTACCGCAGCGAGGCGACGGGACCCGCCGGCTGGGCCGAGGGGGTGGCCTACTGGTGGGGGCGAGCCGACCGCCGGGTAATTCCGGCGGCACTGCGTGAGACCGTCGAGGCGGCCGAGGAGGCAGCGGCATGA
- a CDS encoding acetate/propionate family kinase — MNEPVLVINCGSSSIKYALVPAAADQPRLTGLAERLGSGDARLKGVDSRGEAFTRDLGDAGHVEALAAILEGLEGRRPGAVGHRIVHGGEQFTRAALIDDEVVAAIEATSALAPLHNPANLQGVAATRALFAELPQVAVFDTAFHQSLPPRAYRYALPEALYREHGIRRYGFHGTSHAYVSARADALAGIEGGWLTAHLGNGCSTAAVWQGQSLDTSMGLTPLEGLVMGTRSGDVDPGLHAHLARELGWSLERINDVLNRGSGLLGLSGLSNDMRELEAAAEAGHAGAALAVEVFCSRIAKSLAALSCALPRLDGIVFTGGIGENSPRVREQVVALLPHFGLALDPEANRETIRGHEGRIDAPAPNRPALWVIPTDEEGRIADETRQLLGETAR; from the coding sequence ATGAACGAGCCGGTGCTGGTGATCAACTGCGGGTCCTCCTCCATCAAGTATGCGCTGGTGCCGGCGGCTGCCGACCAGCCGCGCCTGACCGGCCTGGCCGAGCGGCTGGGCAGCGGCGATGCCCGCCTCAAGGGCGTCGACAGCCGCGGCGAGGCCTTCACCCGCGACCTGGGTGACGCCGGCCACGTCGAGGCTCTCGCCGCGATCCTCGAGGGACTGGAGGGGCGCCGGCCCGGCGCCGTGGGGCACCGCATCGTCCACGGCGGCGAGCAGTTCACCCGCGCCGCGCTGATCGACGATGAGGTGGTGGCCGCCATCGAGGCCACCAGCGCGCTCGCGCCGCTGCACAACCCGGCCAACCTCCAGGGGGTCGCCGCCACCCGCGCGCTTTTTGCCGAACTGCCCCAGGTGGCGGTCTTCGATACCGCCTTCCACCAGAGCCTGCCGCCCCGCGCCTACCGCTATGCCCTGCCCGAGGCGCTCTATCGCGAGCACGGCATCCGCCGCTACGGCTTCCACGGCACCAGCCATGCCTACGTGAGCGCGCGCGCCGATGCCCTCGCCGGCATCGAAGGCGGCTGGCTGACCGCCCACCTGGGCAACGGTTGCTCCACCGCCGCGGTGTGGCAGGGGCAGAGCCTCGACACCAGCATGGGCCTCACCCCGCTGGAGGGGCTCGTCATGGGCACCCGCAGCGGCGACGTCGACCCCGGGCTGCACGCCCACCTGGCCCGCGAGCTGGGCTGGTCCCTCGAGCGCATCAACGATGTCCTCAACCGAGGTAGCGGCCTGCTCGGGCTCTCCGGGCTCTCCAACGACATGCGCGAGCTGGAGGCCGCCGCCGAGGCGGGCCACGCCGGCGCGGCACTCGCCGTGGAGGTGTTCTGCTCCCGCATCGCCAAGTCCCTGGCCGCCCTCTCCTGCGCCCTGCCCCGCCTGGACGGCATCGTCTTCACCGGCGGCATCGGCGAGAATTCGCCACGGGTGCGCGAGCAGGTGGTGGCGCTGCTGCCCCACTTCGGCCTCGCCCTGGACCCCGAGGCCAACCGCGAGACGATTCGCGGCCACGAGGGCCGCATCGACGCGCCGGCCCCGAACCGCCCCGCCCTGTGGGTGATCCCCACCGACGAGGAGGGCCGCATCGCCGACGAGACCCGCCAGCTGCTGGGAGAGACCGCCCGATGA
- a CDS encoding EamA family transporter, translating to MSTPSGASVAPAPFPRPLALALMCGLATLFAANHVAARVAFDAGAGLLLPIVLRSGVAALALAALVVFQRKSWRLPAGSGRWQLAVGLLVAVQSLCLYSAVARIPVVVALLLMNTLPIQLALLSWALGGPRPTARATLVMGVILIGLVVVLDVPTWLADPGAMGPDWFAGVAFGLAAATAFSCALWITEHRLAGVGSTLRSLLTMLTVLAAMVIAGGLGLVPGGMAPPQSLAGWTGLALLTLCYALAFSVLFITVPRLDMARNAPAMNMEPVAALLLGYLVLGQALTPVQLVGGGIVLAGILFLGLSKRA from the coding sequence ATGTCGACCCCCTCTGGCGCTTCGGTGGCCCCCGCTCCTTTCCCGCGGCCCCTCGCCCTGGCCCTGATGTGCGGCCTCGCCACCCTGTTTGCCGCCAACCACGTGGCCGCCCGGGTCGCCTTCGATGCCGGTGCCGGCCTGCTGCTGCCCATCGTGCTGCGCTCCGGCGTGGCCGCCCTGGCACTGGCGGCGCTGGTGGTGTTCCAGCGCAAGTCGTGGCGACTGCCCGCAGGCTCCGGACGCTGGCAGCTGGCGGTGGGCCTGCTGGTGGCGGTGCAGAGCCTCTGCCTCTATTCGGCGGTGGCGCGCATTCCGGTGGTGGTGGCGCTGCTTTTGATGAACACCCTGCCGATCCAGCTGGCGCTGCTCTCCTGGGCGCTGGGGGGGCCGCGGCCGACGGCGCGGGCGACGCTGGTCATGGGTGTGATCCTCATCGGCCTGGTGGTGGTGCTGGACGTGCCGACCTGGCTCGCCGACCCCGGGGCCATGGGACCGGACTGGTTCGCCGGGGTGGCCTTCGGCCTGGCCGCCGCCACCGCCTTCTCCTGCGCCCTGTGGATCACCGAACACCGCCTGGCCGGCGTCGGCAGCACCCTGCGCAGCCTGCTGACCATGCTCACCGTGCTGGCGGCCATGGTCATCGCCGGGGGCCTGGGGCTCGTGCCGGGCGGCATGGCGCCGCCCCAGTCGCTGGCCGGCTGGACGGGGCTCGCGCTGCTGACGCTCTGCTATGCGCTGGCCTTCTCGGTGCTCTTCATCACGGTGCCCAGGCTCGACATGGCGCGCAACGCCCCGGCCATGAACATGGAGCCGGTGGCGGCCCTGCTGCTGGGCTACCTGGTGCTGGGGCAGGCGCTCACCCCGGTGCAGCTGGTGGGCGGCGGCATCGTGCTCGCGGGGATCCTGTTCCTGGGCCTGTCGAAGCGGGCGTGA
- a CDS encoding porin family protein, producing the protein MKRITLAAATAAILAAGAATSAQAQQAFYPQPYIGGDAMFWDLNPDGPASSRDSVGLRLNGGMQFNEYFAVEGHLGGGGSDGPVELDYLIGAYAKGILPVAPEFRLYGLAGFTEVDFDIDRESGFSYGAGAEFDVSPQLSIGADYMRYLDKSDYTFDAASVGLRYRF; encoded by the coding sequence ATGAAACGCATCACGCTTGCCGCCGCAACCGCGGCCATCCTGGCCGCCGGCGCGGCTACCAGTGCCCAGGCCCAGCAGGCCTTCTATCCCCAGCCCTACATCGGCGGCGACGCCATGTTCTGGGACCTCAACCCCGATGGGCCCGCCTCCAGCCGCGATAGCGTCGGCCTGCGCCTCAACGGCGGCATGCAGTTCAACGAGTACTTCGCCGTGGAGGGCCACCTGGGTGGCGGCGGCTCCGATGGCCCCGTCGAGCTCGACTACCTGATCGGCGCCTATGCCAAGGGTATCCTGCCGGTGGCCCCGGAGTTCCGCCTCTATGGCCTGGCCGGCTTCACCGAGGTGGACTTCGATATCGACCGCGAAAGCGGCTTCTCCTACGGCGCCGGCGCCGAGTTCGATGTGTCGCCCCAGCTGTCGATAGGTGCGGACTATATGCGCTACCTGGACAAGTCTGACTACACCTTCGATGCGGCAAGCGTGGGTCTTCGCTACCGCTTCTGA